Below is a window of Carassius auratus strain Wakin chromosome 50, ASM336829v1, whole genome shotgun sequence DNA.
TTGTAAGTGTTACATTTGTAGTGTATGAAGTATTTGTTCCATCAGTTTTGACCCGATCCCCACATCATTACCCACAGTGACCCTGACTGTGCCCGAGCCACAGCCTCTGAATCTTTCTGTTTCTGGTTGTCACTCCACGCTTTATGGAATTTCATGTACGGCAATCTTTTCTGCTTGTTGCCTTTCTGTAAGACTGCTTTCTCAGGGCTTCTTATAAGATGACTTCTCACAGCTGAAGTGTGTACTATGGTGCCAAACGTCCCTCAAATGCTGAGGAAGCTCTTTGGTGAGAAACTGCCTGCTTTCTTTGTGACAGTCTGAACATCATGTCTTGAAAATCTAGGCACTAGAACAGAATCTGTTCCTCTAGATATCTCAAGACATCTGTAGGACATTTTGTGTCCTcttttgttgaataaagtttacTTTATTGCTAGTTTTTAACTATATAACTGTTCGACGAGGTCACAAAAATCTAAGACCACTCTTgatgaaaattcatttaaaaacaaaattcagattaaaaaaagaaaatgcaatgaACGGTTCACTTCAAGCTTCCTGTCAGAACCTATGCGATGTTAAATCTTCCAACAGCTCCAGCTCCGGCTCCATCCGTCATACACACACGCCTCTTCTGCAGCAGCCCTGGCGCTCAGCCTGATTTGTGATTTTCATTACCTCTGCAGGCCTGGATGTTGTCGGTGTTTATCTCAAGTGTTACATATGGCATGCTGGGAGAATATAGTCTGATTTGTCAAGTTGGATTTTGCAGTAAATATAAGAGCCCTGTGTGTTAAGAAAGACTTATCTAAAGACTTCCAATATTGATTATATCTTGCAAAAACTGTTGgccaaacaagaaaaaaataataaaaaatgaggaAGCTCTTATTATCCAAATGTCTCAATGTTTAAATATAGTCAGAATTAGTCCAGTGGTTTTCAGCTGgagggtgcatgtgtgtgtgagtgagtataaGTGTGCACATATATATTGAACCAATTAATGTCCAAAGTAAAATCTGAGAAAAGCTACTCTGATCTGGTCGACAGCATTTGAATATTGAAATTGCACATCTTTATCAGTTGAAGCTTCACGGGCAGAGCGCAGAAAACTACAAATAGAAATTATGTTGACAAGGCAAAGATGGAGAGAAAGTGGGAGTATGAAAGTGCACAGACGGTAAAAGCGAGCGATGTAGTAGCCCCGCCCCCTTTCGGGTGCCCTGACCTGACTGACAGCTCTGCTCGACCAATCAGCTGCACTAAACGCACGAACGACAGGCAGAAATTTGCCTGTCCCCGGGGAGACTGGGTGGAGGGTGCGCGCGCGCACGAGCGCGTGTGTATCATTAGGAGCGCGGCACAGACAGCTGGAAGGACACGCGCTTCTCCGCTCCTCAGTCCGCGGTGCGCTCAGCATCCTTTCCAAAACAACCGTTTTGAGAGATAACCGACATCTCTCACACTGTCAAATAAAGCTCAAATTCATTTGGATCTAAAATCTCCATAATAAGTCTGGAGCTCGATCCCGCGATTGAGAGGAAAGGAATATATTATGCGTTTCAAACAAGGAATCTTATTCTCTCCGGTAAGCGcggctctctcactctctcatgaCTCATGAGCATCCTGTGTGATGGAGGATTTTAATAACGTGCCTGGGTTCTCTTAGCATCacttctgtatatatattttaatcatccGTTTTAATCTTTTCCATATTTTGGATTAGAAAAGCTCTGCGCATCAGTGTAAGAAATGTCGTAATCTCGCGCAGAGACTCTACAGGTAAGCAGAAGAATAACTGTGAAGCCAATAATGAGATGAAAGTGATCAAGAGGAAATCATTGATATATGACTCCCAAAGTTACTGCAAGGGTTTTTAGATTTTAGTGTAATACAATTATAAGGTATATTCTGTAACAAGtttgattatgaaaaattattatgaaaaaagtAGTTTTGTAAAAGTTATCAGTATTGAACAATGAATTCTTCAGTATGAAAATTCAGGATTTATGCAGCAACTTTCAGCCaaactgtattatttttacaCATACTCATCTGGATGTCTAAACATTATCTTATACAAGTGTTTAGAATTATTTCTGGACAATTAGATTTGATCATGCACAATAATCCATCATAAAATGGTCTTATAAATCTTGCTTTATCACTGTGTATAAAATTTGTGATGGTCACAGGTGTTTTCAATCGCTACAgtgaaatgtaacaaaaatattttacgcCACAGCTCATATAGCACCTCATTTTAACAGACGTCATTCGGTTCTGCTATTCgtcatcttaaaatataaaaacatgccATCTACAAACTAAATACCGCTTCCTATGTCAGATAGTAAAAGAGGTTGTGATACAGCAATATAAAACAAACCGGCTATGAACTGGAGTTTCCTTCGATAGTTCATGTAGTTCTGGAATAGGACACTTAGTGATCTTATAGTAGTACAGTTGtatgttaaaaaacatttggccTCTTTTCTGGTATGCTGTTACAAAGTTTGTGTTTTTGGATTGGAATCAAAATGCAATAATACAGGttaatgcaatataaaaaagGACAAGGAACCAAAAAGGGACATGTATTTGGTCTAAGCACCACTGATTTAAGTTATTTGCTTCTACCTCATGTGTATGAACAAGGTGTAGATGAgtagagatgagagagagaaatcaataaggacaacagaagaaaaatGCTAACATGTCTTGAGACAGGGCTGAAGAATATGTGACAGAAATAGCTGATATATATCTATAGGGATTCTGTCAGCAGTGCTGAAGCGTAATTAATTGCTGTTGTACGGTGTGTTCACCAGCAGTGCGGAGCAGGTGAGAGCTGGAGGACTatataactcacacacacacacacacacacactctctgatgGTGCTTGTGTCAGCATAGTATCTTAGCTAATTATACTTCACCCCAGGCATTTGAAGTGACACCATGTAGTGTGATAGGAAACAATGCTGATGTATTACAGCAGACTGGGGAAAACACAATCATGTAGTCAGACTCATAACTCATGAAGTAAACTTGGTTATATTGTACAGTTTTGAACACATAGAACAGAGCAgaataaagcaaacaaaacaaaatagaatgGCATGAGCAGAATGGAACAGAATAAAGAgcggagaaaacaaaacaaaagagcagAACAGAATATATTAtagtaaaacagaataaatagaACAGAGGAATACAACTGAAAAAGCAAAACGGAGTATAACAGGGTAAAACAGAACATAAATTATAACTTAATAGTACAGAATATAAaaggaatagaatagaaatacACTGAAGAGAAAACAGTACAAGTGACTAATCAGAATGATATAGAATTAGACATAGCAGAACAGAATAGACCAAATTAGAAAAGAGCAGAAAAGTGTATTAGGATTGAATGGTACAGATAAAACAGAAGCGAATGGGACAGAATAGAGCAAAACAATGAAATGCCAAACAGCCAAACTACAGTAGAAGTGGTCCTGGTCACATGGTCAAGGGCTAAACGTTCAATCCATTAACTTAACCATCAAAAAGAGTCTACCTCTGCTGGGTTTTATGTATTCTGCCCACCTCACATGTATTTCGCTCTTGCTTTCAATCACTACGCAGTATGAAACAAAACCTGAGCAGCCCCCTCAGATCTACTCCGTTTCCTAAACACAAACCAAGTTTCGCAGTCTGTTACGCCATCGTAATGTGACAAGGTGTCACCTCCAATTCATGATGTCCCCCCCGCACACGCTTAGCTAGGGACGCCGTCCCGCTGCCGAAGTATGGCAAGATTTCTACTCATTCCGGCCTTGTGAATAAAACATAGCACAGCAGGGCCACTTTATGTGGTGTCTGTAGCATTAGATGAGTTGAtggaaaagagtgtgtgtgtgtgtgtgtgtctatgtgtgttaGTTTCTTGCATACTTTCTCTAAAAGAGGCAAACCATAAATATTTCAGGTAAAGTGGTTGGACTCTTGACTCCAGGAAAGGAGCGGTTGTCAACAAAAAGCTGTGATTAATGCAGACAAACAGTGGAACTGCTGTTGGTACTGTTCAGACAAAACACACTTCAAACTACAAACTGAAAACTTGCCTAGAAAAGCATTTGGTGCTAAATGCACACAACATATTTGACAGGAAGCCAATCACCACataattcatgtttaaaaaatgGTGGGATTTTGGAAATGTCACTGTGGGTGATCACTCCACTTTTCTGTATTTGTTAGGTATTTCCAACATTACTCCCAACTTTggcttcagaacacagtttacacacacacacacacacacacacacacacacacacacacacacacacacgtctggtcagctatccttgtggggactctccataggggtaatggtttttatactgtacagaccctattttctatcgccctacaccggaaactttctgcatttttagattttcaagaaacttcattctgtgtaatttattagcaagtttacccgtggggacctcaatttaggtccccaccgtgacacgagtccccatgagtctttgtgtattcaggtttaagtccccaccagaatagaaaaacaagtacacaaacacacacacacacacacacacacacactaaaaaaagtgttgataaatttaattttaaattttaaatgattacagATTTAGTCTGCTTTCTTTAGATAAGATTACATGAAAATTTGAAATCTCAATTATTTTATTCTACTGATCAATCAGTATTACATTACTCTAATGATGCATAGAAAAAGAACAGTGTCAAATAAACAGAAAGTAAATATTTCCCAGATAATAAATATGTTACACacatttacaatacacatattttataaaatggaaAGTCGAATCACATTAGACAAGCAGTAATAACAGTTGTATAAACCACAATTAATCACTGACAAAATCATGTCATAATATTGTTTcatttatattacagtatatacatcTTGGAAAATGCTATGCATCTGTGCATGTGTAATGCATGTGTGAACCCATGATGCAAGCTAACTGGACTGAAATAGTTTGACCTGTTGACCCTTTCCAGCATTCAGCTGTAGAAGCACTCTCTATTATTTTAAATCCCTGTTTCACATAATGAAGTGAGCACAACACTCATGAACCGCAGCTGAGGGCTATCTATTAGCTAAGGAGGACACATACATGAACAAATCAAAGTAGTGTGTGTGGGCATCTTTAGAGCAAAACTCTTAACAGAAAATAGACTGAAACGGGAAAGATGGAGATGTGTGTCCTTGTGTGTGCATCACTACTTGTTCACAGTTATGTTCAGCTCAGTGCATCCATGTTGTGCTTGTCATAGCAACAAAGAGCATGTTTTCTGCAGATAATGGCAGTTCATGTGATCAGAATTGTTGGTACTTGGTAAATAATGTATGATTAAAGAAggctttgaaaataaaaaaattgttaatccttttcaacttttatttaaaaaatctaacctttcattggagaataataatttaaatgggggggggggggggtatcataatgaaataattttttttttcttaagttcttatgagtaaaatatatctgaaatatattccaattcatattcacaatttcgagcactccagggtgattatgaacatgaaattatccagccatggcttcctgtttcacaatattaataggAGGGGAAACAAAGGGCAAATTCCAAATTAATCACCCATCACaatgataaaaaacaaataatatatttctcatgtgcagcaaaagataactgagcttcacaaattagtaaGTGGCTTtgagaaaagagctagagcagtgaaaaatcccatttccaccattggggcaataattaagaatttccaatcaacagaaaatgttatgaaTCTGCCACAAAAGAGGACATGTGTCTGTATCGTCCTAATGCACGGTGAGATGGAGAGTTTGTGTGGCTAAAGACTcttcaaggatcacagctggagaactgaAGAAAAAGGTTGAGTTTcagggtaatatatatatatatatatatatatatatatcaaacagcACCAAAATACATCAGACAGTAAGCAGCTTCTGAAATTATTTTACAACCTCATAATTTGTACAGTCGTTGGAATAAATGGTGGTCTTTGCACAATCCTGGCAAAAAGCAGACTACAGGACCAAACAGATGGCTATACAaggagaaaggagaaaaaaatgctCCCACCTGCTTGTGTTGACTCTGCGCCATAGTCGGACTAACATAAGTACACTGTCCTACAGGAGTTCTTCTGCAAACCTGCTCCTAGTGATACTGACAGCTTCATCTAGCACTGGCAGGCGGCTTTATGCCGTCTGTCCTCAAGGTTGCAAGCCAACCATAATTTCAACATACGGACTTAGATGTATCAAAGATACACTGAGATTTTGTGTAAGCAtccacatttttatatttatattagggcTATCAATCAATATCATTAAGCATAAACCTGATCACAAACCTCACAGTGCACAGCAAATCCATTTTGTAACCGAGTAATCAATCTGTCCAAGACAGACTTAGAGCGCTGTATTTATAAGACGGCCCAtcaatttgattaaaaactgatttatattaaatgcaattgaaAACACAGACCACATCAGATTTTGTCACTTATATAAAAGGTTAAAGAGCAAGTTAATGAATGAGGGATAACAATCGCTCATGCCACTGCAAttgcacaaacaaatatttaatgcaaGAGAGCTGCTCACAGtgttatgcattcaaatataGTTTTAGTCAACCATACAACAGATACAAAGCACAGAGTCTGAGTTAAgagacacattttaaaatgtcttaattaacTTACTGTGCCCATGGGCAGCTGCCACTGAGAGACAAAATGCAGTGGTTATTGCTGAGCCCTTTGGGATAGCACTTCATTGTGAAATAATTGCCCCTATGTGCATTCAGCTGGCTTTTATGTCTATTTATGAGACAATAAAAACCAATATTAGCAATGCCCTTACTTAGTATGCTTGAATAACAGATTTGAAAGAAatgcaaaacacaaatgaaatgtGTTAGGTATGACGAGAAATCACAGTTGTTAAATTGGCTTTCATATAAATGTGGTTCAAGTAAATTATTATATCCCCAGCGCATCATAGTGTAGAAATGAAAGCATGTTACAACAGATTTAAGTGTCTGGCCAGTCAGTCGCCAAATAAAGCTCATTATCTCACAATTACAAAATGACTGAGCACTACTGATACTATAAACCCAGGCTAAGAATGTGATGTTGTGATGTATGTACATTTTCTTTACACCTGCCCTCATGCACATAAAAGCTCtttgacatttaaatatataatgtgagAGCGGTCCCAGTGGTCACACGATAGATGTGGGAAGGTTAGGCATATCAGGTCAAACCAGCAATAATGTATTATTTGATGACATGAAAAAGTAATAATGCCTTCACAAATATGGCCTTAATATATCGTCATGCTCCGAAATGCCAATGTGGCTCTTCTTGAGGCTAATGTGACACCGTATTCATTACCTATCTCCTGTCTCTTATTTTCCACAGAAGGGAAGTGACGCGTGTGACTGACTGAACATAATAACGATGGCAGACAAGTGGTCCGTCCCCCACAGGAACCTGAGCTCACCCTGCAAATTTCCACTTTCCCTGCTTCTGTTCCTTTAAGGATACGCTGACCTTCACATATTCAGCCTGAATGACAACCCAAAGCAGGGCAAATTGAAAGGTTGCTACTCTCTGCCAAGGACCACAACAGGCGAAGTTGCTGCTTTGGGGTAATTGACATCAGCAGAAATACACCCTGTTGTCATAGCAAATGATTTGGTGTTTTCGAATTTAACGCCTCTAACACCAGACCCCATAAGGACCAATTACAAGCTGAAGAGAGGAGGACCAAGATGAAAGATTTGTTGTTTGCAGTCTGTTTGCTGGCAGGACTTGCGCTGACTAACTCAGTTCAGGCCTCCGACTGGAGGGCTGTGTGCCTCAAACTGTGCAAATGTGAAATTCGACCCTGGTTCTCTCCCTCGTCCATGTATAATGCGGCTCCAACTGTGGATTGTAATGATCTAGGACTTCTGTCTCTGCCTGAGAGGCTGCCATCAGACACACAAGTACTTCTATCACAGGCCAACAGCATCGCAAAGATTGAGAGTCCCTTGGACTATTTGGTAAACTTAACAGAGGTAGACCTATCTCGAAACAACATATCCTCATTGAGTGATGTCTATCTAGGTCACCTTCCACAACTTCTGTCTTTGCATCTAGAGGAGAACTGGCTAAGCAGCCTTCATGATAACTGCCTTGAAAACTTCCCAAACTTACAGGAGCTCTATGTTAACCACAACCTTCTCTCCTTGATCAGTGCAGAGGCTTTCCGAGGGCTTAACAAGCTCTTGAGGCTCCATCTTAATTCAAACCAGCTGAGGGCCATAAGAACAGAGTGGTTCCAGGATCTTTTCCAGCTGGAAATCTTGATGATAGGAGAGAATCCAATCACCAGAATACAAGACATGAATTTCAAGCCCCTGATCAATCTCCGCAGTCTTGTGCTAACCAGAATGAACCTTACTGAAATCCCTGACAGTGCCCTGTTTGGACTTGATAAGCTGGAAAGCGTGTCATTTTATGATAATATGTTCCCAAAAGTACCTCAAGCTGCTCTCAGACAAGTGCGGAACCTCAAGTTTCTGGACCTTAACAAGAATCCCATAGAGAGGATCCAAAGGGGTGACTTTGTGGACATGATCCATTTGAAAGAACTTGGTATTAACAGCATGCCGGAGTTAGTTTCAATCGACAGTTTTGCTGTGCACAACCTACCAGAGCTGACCAAAATCGAAGCAACGAACAACCCCCGACTTTCCTTCATCCATCCAAATGCATTCTCCAAACTCCCCAAGCTCGAGTCCTTAATGTTGAATAGCAATGCACTCCGGGCCCTTCATCATGTCATGGTGGAATCCTTGCCTAACCTTCAGGAGGTGAGCATGCACTCCAACCCCATTTACTGTGACTGTGTCATCCGCTGGATCAATATGAACAAGACCAAGGTTCGCTTCATGGATCCGGATGCCCTCTTATGTGCAGGGCCCTCAGAATTTGAAGGTCGTCTTGTCAGGCATGTGCACTTCCGTGAAATGGCGGATATCTGCCTACCACTAATATCTCCGGAAAGCCTTCCTGATCAGGTCAATTTGGGTGCTGGGAATTCAGTCTCTCTACACTGCAGGGCATTCGGCGATCCTGAACCTGAGATCTACTGGGTCACACCTTCAGGCGAGAAGATCTTACCTCAGATGTTTACCAAGAAGTATCACCTGCATCCTGAGGGAACGTTTGATATTAACGGCATCACAGAGAACGAGGCTGGGCAGTACACCTGTGTGGCCCACAATCTCATAGGTGCAGACATGAGATCTGTCTCAGTTGTTGTAAATGGGTACTACCCACTGCCGGTAAATGAATCCTTGCAAATCCAAGTCAAAGGGATTGAGCCACATTTGGTGAGGATTTCTTGGGTGCAACCCAAGGGCAGTCTTGTGTCGAATATTAAGTGGTCAACAACATCACAGCAGCCCTCCTTGCAGTTCACTGCCCATGTGTTGTCAGATGTAAAAACGTTCAACCTCACACACTTGCAGCCTCTGATGCAGTACGAGGTGTGTGTGGAAATTAAGGACCTGCAAAGCAGATATTTGAAAAACTGCATAAATGTCAGCACCACTGAGGTTTCAATAGGAAAAACTGATGATGGGATCAGGGACGGATTGATAATTGGCATCATTGCGCTGCTCCTGATCGTGTCTGCAGTATTCTGTTCGTTCATTTGCATGTTATGGAGGAGTGATCACCTTTACAGGAAATTACGAAATCAGCAGTCCGCGCTATTACCCTCACACATTAAACCAATATGAGGGTCAAGGGTTAAAGCCAGTGATGCAGAAACTCCATTTGAGAGAAGAGCAACAGTTTGTGATGCAGTGGACACTGGACTGTGTTTCTTATAACTCTCTCAATCTTATACCGACTCACACCTTTGGATCATTATGAAATGGATTCTGTGTGGTTTGTGGTCCAAGACATTTCTTGCGAAATCTGACATTGATTGCCAAAAAGTCACTTATTGTTTAAATGTCACACTTCACTGGGAAGCATGAAGAGAATCGTTATTTCATGCGGGATCAAAGAACAGCACATGAAAGGTTGGGCCTGACTATTTACTAAGAGCGCAAAGCATCAGCGGGCGAGTCTTTTTATTGTGGGCTTGTAGCAACACTACTTGTGTGCTGTGTcattggtaaaataaataatgtcaagTTTATGATGGACTACGCTTTGTAGAATAAATCATAACAGTAAAACCTGTACGACACTTtgtgataaaatacatttatacagaaaATGACAACTTGTTTTCATTGCAAGTGTTTTACTCTTAAAATGCCTTCATTTGACTTATTACACTGTCAACTGAAAAGACATAAATATAAAAGATACAGATGAGATGcacaagatgaaaagaaaaatgtgaaGTCACAGTTTCATGAAGTAGATATGTGGGTGCATCATTAGCTTGAAAACCTTTTTAAACGTGGcaaaaaaagaagtgtattttaaCCAAAGTCTAAATATCAgataaaaataaccttttttatatatatacagaaacagAGGCTGCCCCAAAAAATTTTATGTACCAGGGGAATTGAAATATAAGAAAACAGAGGAAAATGAGGAGGTGAAGTTTTACAGTGTGAAGGTGGGGTTTGGGGAAGAAAAAATTCACAGAACTCATTGACTTTAAGTCACATCATCTTCTCTTTCACTAAAAATCCAATAGGAATTCCAACGCTAAACTCCCACAGGTGATGAATTGCCGTCACAGAACAAATGATGTGGGGGATTTATCAGACTTGCATGCTCATATATCATAGGGGGTTTTAGTACCAAACAAAAGGGCCATTTGTCACTTACACAGGAgttaaattaattcaattcaagtttatttttatagcgaTTTTCATGATACGAATCGATGCAAAGTGACATGTGTCATAATATTTCTTTGTtatgttaaatacaaaaatgattaaaaccatattttaagaaaatattaaaatgatttcagacTGTACACATGCTCAAAGAAGTTAGTTAGAAGTGGATCTGAATCCCCATTATTTAACGGGGTCaaatgacgttgctaaaaagaattacattattttgtgtatttggtgtaatgaaatttgtttatgcagtttaagtaaaaaaaaacaacaacaacattattttcaacataatgtacattattgtttctcctctttgCCCCGCCTTTCTACAAGCATCAATTTTCACAAAGCTCaacattctgaaaagcgaggtgtacactgattggccagctatccagtgcattgtgattggctgaatacctaaagcctgtgacggaaatgttatgaccgttaacatactgtgatgctgttgTCCTGGCACAATGtggcaaaaacaataaaacccatttcaaactaaacatttgttgcatccagtagggacataattactaattataatgactcatactgtctttttacgcattgcgtTGCATCGTgccatgtaaaaataaaaccatatctgCCTCTGTGATCGGATAAATCACAAACAACAAGCCCTagtctacactgctcaaaacttgtgtttgaatccTCAAATcaatggcaaatcctttaaatatgaaagcaTACTTTCATAGGCTGAGtcagcattatttgtcagaacaccGACACTGTAGGCTGCTCTCCTAGGAAACAGTCCTCATTGCGTTGCTCACatctaaatatttgggttgaactgttctggatcaGTGTTGCAAAtaaaacttaaccactgatttctagtcatgtcctcttttggTACGGCCAAAGAAAGTAGCTTCGtattcacaacgaaacacacaatGTCTCCACGACAAGGCGGAAAAAAAGTTGTACCTTCTTTCTTTGCGAGAACATTTGGGGGagtgtttaaacaaggcatttagaagggtgtggacgagtcttaacttttataaagaatatttctttgggttggagactttagtctttgcaacattaggtatcttatctattcacgaacagcttctaacacaccaaagagaaaggaaaacttgatatTGCATGACCCCTTCAAATAAAAATCTGGCATAATTCAAATTAACTATACGAAAATTGCACTTGTCGATGTTGGGAAGATGACAGAAAATTATGAGTTATGCCTGTGTCACGTAAGAACTTCAACTCATTAGTGCATTTTAGTCAAAGACAAGTTTATCATTAACTGTCCTCAAGTTAGATTTTCAGACTTTTCAAGTTAAACTGAAAACAGCTTTAGCAAAGATGGATAAATGACCATATGAAGTGACAGGTGATAGACAGTGCCTCCTGCAGACAAAAATCAAAAGAGGGCAACATGAGAATCAATCAACCATCAACTTTCATCAAAAACAAGAACACTATAGACTAGTATTTGACCCATCAAGAAAATCTATTCACTCTCCATTAATTTCCAACCACAAAATGCTGCAAGTAATATAAGGCATATGACACACCGTGTGTGTACAGCAAGACGAATTTCCTCTTAATTAAGTGATGTGCTCAGCAACTGAGAAAATGAACAAATGGGCTAGTTCTTCAGGAACATTAGTTCAATTCATCTTGATTAATCTTGATTATCTTATCACAGTGTTTATGACCTTTTTTCCATATGGTCACGCcatgatcatgtgactgaaaataactttattaattgGCTAATACAGTGAACCTGATACATCAATTTCAAGCTCCACCTGGTTTGATTACTATGTATCTCCATTACTAGTCTTCTGATATGGGTTTTTGTCATAGCACATCGTGTCATTAACAGCGACTCCCAAAGACAATGAaagttaaagcaatagttcagccaaaaatgaaaattttgtcattacttACTC
It encodes the following:
- the LOC113066923 gene encoding leucine-rich repeat neuronal protein 3-like, producing the protein MKDLLFAVCLLAGLALTNSVQASDWRAVCLKLCKCEIRPWFSPSSMYNAAPTVDCNDLGLLSLPERLPSDTQVLLSQANSIAKIESPLDYLVNLTEVDLSRNNISSLSDVYLGHLPQLLSLHLEENWLSSLHDNCLENFPNLQELYVNHNLLSLISAEAFRGLNKLLRLHLNSNQLRAIRTEWFQDLFQLEILMIGENPITRIQDMNFKPLINLRSLVLTRMNLTEIPDSALFGLDKLESVSFYDNMFPKVPQAALRQVRNLKFLDLNKNPIERIQRGDFVDMIHLKELGINSMPELVSIDSFAVHNLPELTKIEATNNPRLSFIHPNAFSKLPKLESLMLNSNALRALHHVMVESLPNLQEVSMHSNPIYCDCVIRWINMNKTKVRFMDPDALLCAGPSEFEGRLVRHVHFREMADICLPLISPESLPDQVNLGAGNSVSLHCRAFGDPEPEIYWVTPSGEKILPQMFTKKYHLHPEGTFDINGITENEAGQYTCVAHNLIGADMRSVSVVVNGYYPLPVNESLQIQVKGIEPHLVRISWVQPKGSLVSNIKWSTTSQQPSLQFTAHVLSDVKTFNLTHLQPLMQYEVCVEIKDLQSRYLKNCINVSTTEVSIGKTDDGIRDGLIIGIIALLLIVSAVFCSFICMLWRSDHLYRKLRNQQSALLPSHIKPI